TTTTTAATTTTTGCTCGGCATTGCTAAATGCTTATCCAATTAACTTAGTCATCTTTTTAAATGAGCCTCATCAGATTCATGATTTTATAATTCAACAGATTGCTGCTCAAAAAAATGCGATCTGTATAGATATATTGAAAACATTCATTCCCAAATGGGTTGTAATGAGAGACCCAATCCGTGATTTAATGATTTGCAACTCTAGCCGTGATTCTATAAATATTTCCTCTCAATTGATTCGAGCAAGTATTGAGAGTAAGTGTACTGCTTCCCAAATGTATGATCCAAGGACTAAATTTAGGCTGTCGAATGCACGAGCTTATCCATTAAAATCTTTTCCGATCTATATCATAAAGTCTTTTCTAATGGAACTTCCATTGGCTAGAAAATCTTTAAGGATTGGCTTTGCTGCTCTGATTTCATGTTTGCGTGAGAAAAACATGCCCCATTATTGCTCCACATTAATCACATGCTTTTACCATCGTTTATACCGATTCATAGCAAGGGTTCAATCAGCATTTCTCTATAAAAAGCAATGCGCTAATAATATTTCGATTAATTTCCACGAGCCTGGCTCTTATGTATTTCTGCCTTTGCAATGCTCTCCAGAACGCCAATCAATGCCATCAGGCATGCCCTGCTTTTCTCAAGCGAACTTAATAGAAGAGGTATCTTATCAAGCTTCTCTCTTTTCACTTGATCTTGTGGTCAAGGAACATCCATCCCAGCACAAGTTGTACCAAAGAAACTATTTAGGGCGTACCTCAGCTTTTTTTGACCTCAATAATTCATTGAATAATTCTATATTTTACCCTTCTTATGTTGATAGTTATAAGCTTATAGATAATGCTTCTGCTGTGATAGGGATTGGAGGGTCAGTCTGCTGGGAAGCCATCCTTCGAGGACAGTTAACCTATATTGTTGGAAGTCCTTGGTACAAAGATTTATCTGTTTCCAACAAATATCCAAATGAACAATTTAGTTCAATCAGTGACTTCTTTGATTTTATTAGTTCTACAAGCCGGTACCAGCCTGCTATCACCTGCGAGACAGATGCGATTTCTAGTTGGTTAAAAGAAAACTTATATTTTTTCCCAATGCACCTGGACGAGTCAGACGACTGCATTTCGGAAACCGAAAATTCACTTGCGATTATGACCCATAGAGTGCTAAATTACACAATCGAAAATTTATGACTTTAAATCCTAATGCCTAACCGTTCTATCACCATCCAAAATGTTACAATCAACGATAATTCTTCCCCTTTTGTTATCGCTGAAATTGGTCATAATCATCAAGGATCATTAGAATTGTGCAAACAAATGATTGACTCAGCCGTTTTGGCTGGTGTGTCAGCAGTTAAATTACAAAAACGGAGCAATAAACATCAATTTACTGCTAAAGCTTATAATTCAATTTACAATTCCGAAAATTCTTTTGGTGTAACTTATGGCGAACATAGAGAAAGGCTTGAGTTTGGTCGTGATGAATATAGTGATCTAATAAAATATTGTCAATCTAAAAATATTATTTTCTTTTCTACGGCTTTTGATATTCCAAGCTTAAATTTTCTTGTTGAAATGGATATGCCCGTTCTGAAAATTGCTTCGGGTGACATTGTTAACACTCCACTCTTAAAAGAGGCTTCTGAAACTGGTATTCCTATTATTGCAAGTACAGGTGCTTCTGACCTTGTAGAGGTAAGAAATGCATACGAGATTTTGGCATCTGGCAAGTCTGAGTTTGCACTGTTGCAGTGTACTTCCGGATACCCTGCTAAGTATGAGGAATTAAATATTAATGTCATAACACAGTTTCGTAATTCATTCCCAGACACTGTTATTGGCTTTTCTTCGCATGAAAATGGTATTGTAGCTCCAATTGCTGCATATGTTTTAGGTGCTCGCATTATTGAAAAGCATTTCACTACTGACAGAACCATGAAAGGTACTGACCAAGCTTTCTCCCTTTCTCCGTCCGGGATGGCTCAAATGTGTAAAGATCTTTCTAGGATTAAGTTGTCTATGGGCAGTTCTGACAAAAGAGTTTTGAGTTCTGAGCTTATATCTATGAAGAAGCAACGGAAATCAATTGTTGCTGCAAGGGATTTAGCAAAAGGTCGTATTATTGAAATCTCTGATCTTGCTCTTAAGGTTCCTGACGAAGGCCTAAAGCCTTATTTAATTGATAATTTAATAGGCAAAACTTTGAAGGTTGATCTTCTTGAAGATGACTATGTCAAAATGGAGGATTTTGCATGACTGATGTAAGTAAAATTAAAGGCTTAATTTTCGATTTTGATGGAGTTTTTACGGATAATACTGTTTGTACCCATTCAGATGGAGTGGAGTCTGTAAAGTGCTCTAAGTATGATAGCTATGCAATTAATATATTTAGGCAAGATTTTCCCGAAATTCCCTTAGTTGTTATAAGTTCGGAAACTAACACTTGTATCAAGCATAGATGCTCTAAGCTTGAAATTAATTTAATTCAAGGTGTTTCTGATAAGCTAGATGCTGCAAAAAAATGGGCGTTAAATTGCAATATTAGTTTAGTTGATTGTGCATTTCTTGCAAATGATTTGAATGACAAGCGTTTATGTCAGGTTGTTGGATTTCCCTACGGAGTTGGCGATTGTAACGATGCTTTGTCGCCCTTCGTAAGAGGTAAAACTGTTTCATTTGGCGGCAACGGTGCAATTAAGGAGTTCTTAGAATTGATTTGTTTTTCAAACTTACATCGTCGCTCACGTCACGTTTCTATAGAGAAGTTATCTGCAACCTCCGTTGGTCCCCGCGAATGGGGAGAAGAACTGCTTATTGCAAAGAAAGACGGTCATTTTACTTTTAAGCAACTTACTCTTAAGAAGGGGGCATCTGGTGGATTGCAATTCCATAGACTTAAAAATGAAGTTGTTTATGTGCTGTCTGGCTGTCTTCTCGTAAAGCACGATAGGGGGGACGGAAAACTGATTGAGGATATTTTCAGTAAGGGCGATTGTGTACAGTTTCCGCCTGGAAGTATTCATCAGGAAATTGCACTGGAGCAATGTGTATTGCTCGAGGTATCTACACCTCATTTCAATGATCGTGTGAGAGTTGAATCTCTGTATGGTCTCACTACAAGCGATACAAACTCTTCATTACCATCAACATCACTCCTTGAGATCCGTAATGAATTCTAACCATGAGTAATACTCGAATGAGCACTTAAGTGCACACACTTGATTTTCTTCAACTTCCTCATCACACACTCTTTTTTACTGTGTATCTATTCCCCTCTCCCAAGCCTGTTGACAAAGCCCCATTTCTGGCCTCTGATCCAAATTTGGCACTGTATGGATTGCCTTTAGATGTAAAGTTTTGCAATTCTTGCGTTATCAGTAATCAGCGCCCATCAAGTACTGTTGAGTTTAAAAATGATGGTACAACCGCAAAGTCGGCCATTCATTTTGATAGCTTTGGTATTTGTGACGCTTGTCGCGTCAAAGATCAGAAAAATGAGATTAATTGGGATGAGCGCGAACAAGAGCTGCGTGATCTTTGCGATCGTCATCGTCGAAATGATGGCCGCTATGATTGTTTAGTTCCTGGTAGTGGTGGAAAAGATAGTTTTATTCAAGCCCATCTACTTAAGTACAAATATGGTATGCACCCCCTTACATGCACCTGGGCACCGCACATCTACACCGATTGGGGTTGGAAAAACCATCAAGCTTGGATTCATGCAGGCTTTGACAATTTGCTTTTTACACCTAATGGTAGGGTTCACCGCTTGATTACTCGTTTGGCTGTTGAGAATTTGTTTCATCCCTTCCAGCCGTTTATCCTTGGTCAAAAAAATCTTGCGCCGAAGATCGCTGCTCAGTACGATATTCCTTTAATATTTTACGGTGAAAATGAAGCTGAATATGGTAATCCAAAGGGAGATATTGGTTCAGCTAAAAGAAGTTGGAACTATTTTTCGGCTGCGAATGAGGATGATATTTTTTTAGGAGGCTCTTCATTGTCTCAGCTCAGGGAGCTTGGTCTAGAGCCAATTGATTGGGATCCCTATATGCCTACTAATCCTAATATAATTGATGAAAAGAAGATAGAGGTTCATTACCTTGGTTATTATGAAAAGTGGCACCCTCAAGGTGCATATTATTACGCAGTTGAGCATGGGGGTTTTCAAAGTTCTTCCGAGAGAACTGCAGGTACCTACAGTACATACAATTCAATTGATGATCGCATCGACGATTTCCATTACCATACAACTTGGATAAAGTTTGGTATAGGGCGTGCAACTTATGATGCGGCTCAGGAGATTCGTTCTGGAGATATTACTCGGGAAGAAGGAGTTGCGCTTGTGC
This region of Synechococcus sp. NOUM97013 genomic DNA includes:
- a CDS encoding N-acetylneuraminate synthase family protein; its protein translation is MPNRSITIQNVTINDNSSPFVIAEIGHNHQGSLELCKQMIDSAVLAGVSAVKLQKRSNKHQFTAKAYNSIYNSENSFGVTYGEHRERLEFGRDEYSDLIKYCQSKNIIFFSTAFDIPSLNFLVEMDMPVLKIASGDIVNTPLLKEASETGIPIIASTGASDLVEVRNAYEILASGKSEFALLQCTSGYPAKYEELNINVITQFRNSFPDTVIGFSSHENGIVAPIAAYVLGARIIEKHFTTDRTMKGTDQAFSLSPSGMAQMCKDLSRIKLSMGSSDKRVLSSELISMKKQRKSIVAARDLAKGRIIEISDLALKVPDEGLKPYLIDNLIGKTLKVDLLEDDYVKMEDFA
- a CDS encoding N-acetyl sugar amidotransferase, with the protein product MHTLDFLQLPHHTLFFTVYLFPSPKPVDKAPFLASDPNLALYGLPLDVKFCNSCVISNQRPSSTVEFKNDGTTAKSAIHFDSFGICDACRVKDQKNEINWDEREQELRDLCDRHRRNDGRYDCLVPGSGGKDSFIQAHLLKYKYGMHPLTCTWAPHIYTDWGWKNHQAWIHAGFDNLLFTPNGRVHRLITRLAVENLFHPFQPFILGQKNLAPKIAAQYDIPLIFYGENEAEYGNPKGDIGSAKRSWNYFSAANEDDIFLGGSSLSQLRELGLEPIDWDPYMPTNPNIIDEKKIEVHYLGYYEKWHPQGAYYYAVEHGGFQSSSERTAGTYSTYNSIDDRIDDFHYHTTWIKFGIGRATYDAAQEIRSGDITREEGVALVRKYDGEFPERWADEIFKYLSLPDNHFPKASMAFESPIFDRNYYDLLSDNFRSPHLWRYSEDYGWQLRHRVFDNETMSQELSASMWQGNN